The stretch of DNA TTTGGCCCCTTTACCCCACACCCGAATTTCATTGGTATCCAGGTTTATCTTCTCCACGTTCATGCTGACCAGCTCGCTGACGCGCATGCCGGAAGCATAGAGCAGCTCCATCAGGGCGCGGTCGCGCTGGCCCTGGGGCGTGGTAACGTCCGGCGATTCCACCAGGCGTTTGGCTTCTTCCACGGTGAGGAAGGCGGGCAAACGCTTATCCAGCTTGGGGGAGACGGTAGTGGCCGCCGGGCTGGCCGTGATCAGCTCTTCACGCATCAGGTAGCGGTAGAACGACCTTATGGCCGAAAGCTTGCGGGCGATGCTGCTCTTGGCGTATTTCTGCTCCATCAAAGAGGCCAGGTAGGCGCGCAGGGTCTGCTTGTTAACATCTTTCAGGGTATCAATGCCTTTTTCCTTGACGAAGGCGAAGAACTCCAGCAGGTCCTTGGTATAGTTGCGCACCGTGTAAGGGGAAACGTTTCTTTCCGCCTCCAGGTACGCCACGTAGCGACTAAATACTTCCTGCATCGTCAGCTTACATTCCTGCTAAAAGGAGGATGTTTTACTAAAAACCCTCTCTATCTCCCTTTAGTAATAGGGAGACGATATCATTAACATAATCAATTGTCCCTCTTCAGTAAAGACCTGCCCTGAGCTGAGTCAAGGGAGGGAACAAGGGAGTTTTTTATTTCCCTCTCACCACGTTCGTTTCGCTCAGTGTAGCTTAATTCTCTCCCGTGGTGGGGAGAGGAAAGTTGTTACTTGTCACTTGTTACCTGTTCCTTGGTCTCCTCCGGCGCTTTGCCTTTATACTCGCACTTGGTGCACCAGGCCT from Dehalococcoidales bacterium encodes:
- the xerC gene encoding tyrosine recombinase XerC; the protein is MQEVFSRYVAYLEAERNVSPYTVRNYTKDLLEFFAFVKEKGIDTLKDVNKQTLRAYLASLMEQKYAKSSIARKLSAIRSFYRYLMREELITASPAATTVSPKLDKRLPAFLTVEEAKRLVESPDVTTPQGQRDRALMELLYASGMRVSELVSMNVEKINLDTNEIRVWGKGAKERVVLIGGPAAAALNTYINDGRRQLLGKKKNNALFINRYGGRILARRVQKILTRYAHSINRSVHPHVLRHTFATHLLDGGADLKVVQDLLGHADLSSTQIYTHVTQSRARKIYLAAHPMAHLEEGKQQVTRK